ACCAATCGTTGAGATTATTAGGCCGCTTCTAACTGATCGACCCGGAGCCAGACTGTGGGCACAGGGACGCGAAACTGAATCTGGGCATAGTCACCCTTAATCTCTAATACTTCTCCGGTCCCCTCAAAAACATAGGGGGGCAAACGACGATCGCTGGCCTTGGCCTCTACGCTATTTTCAAATTTTTCGGGAACGATACGGACTAGACTTCCTTTCTTTACAGCCATAATTGCGGGTAACTTTACCAAAGTGAGAGCCATCGCTATTGTAGTCGCTTTCCTTGCCCTGATCCTAAATTCAGTGATTCACACCGCCGATAGACTGTCTCATTCAGTCGCAAGTTTGAGCCGTTTTCACTACATCCCAACTATTTGCAAGAAATCATTACACTTAAAAGTCGTAGCGGTTGTATTCACCCAATTGAGGGGAATCACGCTGCATTGAGAACACTGCCGAAGCCTGAAAGGAACACATTAAAAATGGAAGAACTATTAGCCCCCATCGCGGGATTTTTTCAAAGTTTAGGATTGCCTGAGCCCATCGTGCATTGGGGCCATCCCACCATGATGGGAATTGTGGTGTTTGTAATGGGATCCTATGCGGGTGTAAAAGGATGGCAAGGCCGCTTAGCCACTGATGAAGAAGATGGGAGCCAGAAAAGAGCGGCCCATGCTCAAGTGGTGCCCTGGATGTTTTTGTTTATCGTTTTGGGATATACCGGAGGCGTGCTGTCTTTGGTGATGCAAGAACAGCCGATTTTTGAGAGTCCCCACTTCTGGTCGGGTACCGCTGTGATTGGTTTATTGGCGACTAATGCTGTGCTGTCCATCAGCAACTTTTGGGGAGAAAACAGTTTTCGCTCGGCCCATGCTTATGTTGGTAGCTCTGCCTTAGTTCTACTGGTTGTCCATACGCTACTGGGTTTTAAATTAGGTTTATCGTTTTAACCTAACGGAACTACAGTCGCTAACCTCAAGTCAGCCCACACGTCTCCCTTCCCAGAATAGGAAGAAGCCCTGTCAATACTGCGTTATTTCCCAACACTTTATACTGAGTCTGTCTAACGCAAAGATTGAGTAACCATCCTCTCTTGCAAGGGGATGGTTACTGTCCACGTGACTCAAGAGTGTAGCGATGAATTTCACACCCCATTTAGTCAAAGCCTCCACCCTCCAAGAGTCGCCAGAACAATGTTTTCAACATCCCTTGAATCCCAATGCCATCCGTCACACTAAATCGATAGGAGATTGGGTAGGACTCAAACGACTGGGGGTCCACCTAGTCCGAGTAGAGCCGGGCCGAGACACAACGCAGTTCCACTACCATCATCAAGAAGAAGAATTTATTTATATCCTTTCAGGAAAAGGGATTGCTGTCATTGGTGAAGCTGAATATGAAGTCGGCCCAGGCGACTTTATGGGATTTACAGCCCCTTCCCAACCCCATAGTTTGTCTAATCCCTTTGACCAAGACTTGGTGTATTTGATGGGGGGAGAACGACGCTCTGTAGATATCTGTGACTATCCCAAATTGCAGCAACGCTTAATTCGCAATGGTGAGAACCGTCAACTTTATAACTGGGATGATCAGCAGCCATTTGAGACCTAAATGCAGGCGTTGAATGGTGCTATTCTCTGCATTGCCTGGATCGTCGGATTACTCTCCACCGCTCACCCTTATGGCTGGCTGGGGTTAATTGGCTTAGGGCTGGGACTGATGGGGATGCGAGCCCTCAGTTTGCGACAGCCTTGGCCTGTTCTCTATCCTTGGCGACGCGGCCCCACTGTGATCTTTTGGCTAGGCATGTTAGGACTAACCCTATTTGCCAGCCTGTATTTCATAATGCGGACTCCAACGCCTGGACCACAAGATATCAGCCGAGCCGTCGCTGAAGTCTCTCGCTCACCCGTTACTGTCACAGGCACCGTGACAACGATGCCTCGCCTAACGCGAAGTCAAAATATTCAGTTTCAGATGGAGGCCTTAAAACTACAAGCAAAGCCGACTCAAAAAACGGTTCGCGGACTGCTCTATGTATCCTTACCTCCGAAGCAGGGGCTAGAACTGCATCCAGGACAACGAATAGAAGTTTCTGGCTATCTTTATAAGCCTCGCCACTCCTCTACGCCCCAAGGCTTTGATTTCGAAGACTATTTGACCCGCTCCGGTATCTTTGCAGGCTTACGAGGTAAAACCGTTACGGTTAAGCAACCTGGAGGAACTTGGGGCGGATGGGCTGTGCGGCAACGCATTGTGCGATCGCACGCCCGATACCTAGGGCCAGACAAAGGGGCCTTAGTCAGCGCCATGGTTTTAGGCCATCGTCGGGTCGATTTACCGTTCGATTTACGCAATCGCTTTGTCAAAGTAGGTCTAGCCCATGCCCTAGCCGCGTCAGGGTTCCATGTTTCCATCATTCTCTTGGGAATGCTGAAGGTCACGAGTCGTCTATCGCCTCGAACACAACTTCTCACTGGGCTCATCGGACTTAGTGTTTTTATCTTCTTGAGTGGGTTTGAGCCTTCTGTTTCCCGCGCGGTCTTAATGGGCATGGCCGGTCTGGCAGCCGTTGCGGCCAACCGGAGGTTGAATCCAGTCGGTGTATTGCTGGTCGTGGCTGTTGGGCTGCTCGTCATCCAGCCCCAATGGATCTGGGATTTGGGATTTCAGCTCAGCTTCCTCGCCACCTTGGGACTGATTGTGACGGTGCCCCCCTTAACTCAGAAACTGGATTGGTTACCCCCTGCGATCGCATCTCTATTCGCCGTGCCCATTGCCGCCATGCTATGGACTTTACCCTTACAGCTCTATCAGTTTGGAATTGCCCCCCTTTACAGTTTGCTGGCCAATCTCTGCACAACACCGTTTTTGATTCTGCTAACGGCAGGCGGATTTTTCAGCGGCATCATATCGGTGGTATGGCCTTGGGCAGGGAGTCTACTGGCTTGGCTGCTGGCGATACCCACCCAGGGATTGATTTGGCTAGTGACTCAGATTAGCCAGTTGCCGGGAGCTTCCATCACTCTGGGGACCATCTCGATTGGGCAGTTGGTGCTGCTCTATGGACTGCTGGTATCGGCATGGCTCTTACCGGTTTGGAAGCAACGTTTACCCCTATTGATCACCCTGGCTTCAGCCATCATCATTCTGCCCATTTGGCATCATCAAGTCCATCGCTTTCAAATCACGATTTTTGACCGGGCGACACCCCCGATGATGGTGATGCAGCAACCGGGTGGGACTTTGGTGTTGAATAGTGGCGATCGCAATATCGCATCGCAAACCCTCGTTCCCTTTTTGCAACGCCAGGGCATTGATCAAGTAGATCTGGCTTTAGCCACGGACTTACGACCTCGCTGGCGAGAAGGATGGCCCGCTTTACTCCAGCAAGTTCCCCTAGAACAGCTCATTCCCATCTCTTTAACCGACAACACCGCCTTGCAAGAATGGATTCTCAAATCCCAGGTCCAGCCAAAACAACTGCGCTTACTGCAAGTCGGGGAACAGCTGATTCAAAACCAAACTCAAATCAGCGTCTTGCGTCACCAACCCACTCTGCTGCAGTTCACCGTCAATCAGCAAAATTGGCTGATGGTTGCAGGTCGGTATCAAAGTCTATTGACTTGGCTGCAAACGACCCCAGTAACCTCTCCACAAGTACTATGGTGGTCCACAAAGGTTGATCTAGAAGCCATCAAACAGTTGCAGCCCCAAGTTCTGATTCTCACGTCTCGCAATATCGATGCTCAAAGTTTAAGCCAGCTAGAACGCCAAATCCCCCAGGTCTTTTGGACACCCAGAGATGGCGCAGTGCAGTGGACCCGCGATCGCGGTTTTGAATCCACCTTCCCCCTTAGTGAAAATCCGGCTTCTCCCCTGTAGAATAGGCATTAGACTAAACCAACAACCCCAACCTGGAGAGGTGGCAGAGTGGTTGAATGCGGCAGACTCGAAATCTGTTTTAGGGTCAAACTTAACGGGGGTTCGAATCCCCCCCTCTCCGTTTTAATTGAGGTATAGTCAGCAAGCGGATAATAGTGCTATTTAGCCTCCATCCAGTTGGCTCCAGTATGAACTTCAGCTACTAAGGGGATACTCAAAGGGAGAGCCATTTCCATCGTGGTTCTAACTTGCGATCGCACATCCTCCACTTCATCAGGCGGTACTTCCAACACCAATTCATCATGAACCTGCATTAACAGCCGACTCTTATAGGGTTCTAGAGCAGCTTGGAGCTGGACCATGGCAATTTTAATCAGATCCGCACTAGATCCTTGGATGGGGGCATTAGCTGCAGCCCTCAACAAGCCCCGATCATAGCTACTCATTTTGATGTCGCTCAGATCAACCTCTGCCATCTCTTCTAGATCTTTGCCGCGATATTTCTTGAGGCCCCGACTATCAAACTCAAAGTAACGGCGGCGTCCCAAGATTGTTTCCACATACCCTTGGCTGATCGCTTCCCGCTCCATCCGCTGCAAATAGGCAAAGACCTCTGGATAGCGATCGTAAAATCGCTGAATAAAGTCTTTAGCCTCGCTATATTTGACTCCTGCTTCTCGGGCAAACCGATGGGGTCCCATCCCGTAAATCACACCAAAGTTGATAATCTTCGCCAACCGTCGTTCTTCTGCCGCAATCTCGTCTTTTTCCAACAGCAATTGGGCCGTCAAAGTATGAACATCCTGGCCATTACGATAGGCCTCTAGCAGGCGAGGCTCTTGGCTGAGGTGGGCTAGAATACGCAGCTCAATTTGGGAATAATCCGCTGCCATTAAAATCCAGCTCGATTCAGGAATAAAGGCAGCTCGGATTTTGCGGCTAAATTCAGTCCGAATCGGAATATTCTGCAAGTTGGGATTGGAAGAGGACAGCCGTCCCGTCGCAGTCACCGCCTGATTAAAGTCCGTATGGATGCGGTGGGTATCTGCTCTAACCAAAGTCGGCAAAGCATCCACATAGGTCGACTTGAGTTTGGCTAAAGTTCGGTATTCCAACAACACATCGATAATCGGATGATCGCCCTGGAGTTTTTCCAAGGTGGCGGCATCTGTGGAATACCCCAGCTTGGTCTTACGAGACTTTTTGACATCCAGCTCCAAGCGGCCAAACAGAATTTCACTTAACTGCTTAGGTGAGCCTAAATTGAAGATTTCCCCTGCCAGCTCATAAGCCCCTGCCTCCAATCGCTTTAGATCCGTATCCAATTGGGTGGATAGGGTTTGTAGATAGTCTTGGTCGATACGGACTCCCGACGTTTCCATCACCGCCAGCACTGATTCCAGAGGCAGTTCCACCTCCTGAAACAGGCCATGCAGTGAGGGAATCGCAGCCAGTTCAGCTTCCAGCTTCTCCCTCAGCTGATAGGTAGTGAATACATCCAACCCACAATATTCAGCCACTTGCGGAATAGATAAGTCGGCAATAGTTTGCCCCTTTTTGACCAATTCCTTATAACTTTTCGCCGTTATTTGGAGATAATTCCGAGATAGATCTGTAAGGTTATGGCTGCGCTCTGGGTTCAACACATAGCTGGCCAACATGGTGTCAAACACAACACCCCGAATCTGAATCCCCTGGAACTGGAACACTAACCGATCAAACTTGGCATTTTGAAACGCCTTGGGATAGCTATCACTTTCCAAAATGGGACGTAATCCTGCTAGAGCCGTTTCTAGATCTAAGTTGTCGCCCTCTTTATGACCTAATGGAATATAAGCAATGGATTGTTCATCTCCCTGCCAACAACAGCCAATGCCAACGAGATGGGCATCCCGAGGGGAAAGACTATCGGTTTCTGTATCCCAAGCCACGGGCTGAGAAGCATCTGTGTAAGCCTCCAAGAGAGTGACTAACTCTGCCAATTTGGCGGGAGTATCAATAATCCGAGGGACAAGCTGGGGGGGTGGAGGGGTTTGAGCTGCATCCGTATCTTCCGCACTAAAAAACCAGGTGTCATCTCCATCATCAGCCGTTGAGGGAGTGGCCGTAGCGGCAGGTGGAGCAATAGCTTCTCCGCCAAACTGCTTCTGAAGTTGATTGATTTGGCGCAGGAAAGACTGGAATTCTAGCTTCTCCAAAACGGGAGAGACCTTATCGGCAGTGAAGCCTTTTATCGCAAAGTCTTGCGGTCCAACCTTTAAAGGCACATCCAAAACAATGCGAGCCATAAATTGAGAATGATAGGCAGCCTCTTTCCCCGTCACCAGTTTTTTCTGAACGGCCCCTTTGATTTGCTCAACAGAGGCGTAGACATTGTCGAGGGTGCCATATTCAGCCAGCAGCTTAATGGCGGTTTTATCGCCAATCCCTTTCACCCCTGGAATATTATCGGATGAGTCACCACAGAGGGCCTTATAATCCACAATCTGCTCAACCGTGACTCCCATCTTTTCCTGGACTTCGGTTGGACCAAATGACCCCGGTTCTGCCCCACTACGAGAGGCTGCACTATAAATATTGCTCATATAAAGAATACGAACACGATCATCAGGCTGAACCAGCTGAAATAAATCGCGATCGCCACTCAGGATCTTCACCTTAAATCCCTGCTGGCTCGCCTGATAAGCCAACGTGCCCAACACATCATCGGCTTCATAGCCAGGCTCGACAACAATAGGTAAATCCATTGCGGTCAAAAGTTCTTGCAGATTTTCTAGGTCAGGGATGAAGTCTTCTGGCGTTTCGGCTCGGTTCGCTTTATAGGTTTCATCGGCTTTATGCCGAAAGGTAGGTCCCCCCAAGTCAAATGCAATCGCTAAATAATGGGGTTTCTCCCTTTTCAATAAATCCAATAGATTCTTGAGAAACCCATAACAGACACTCGTAGGAATACCCTTAGAGGTTCGTAATCCACCTTCTCGGCCTTTGGCAAAGGCATAGTAAGCCCGAAAGGCGAGGGAATGTCCATCGACCAAAACCAGGGTGGGTTTGGAGTCTGCGCTTGCAGAAGACTGAAGTGCAGCGGGTGCTTGGGAAGTGGAAGTGGGAGTCATGACCCTATTGTACGGATTTACCAGGCTTTATCCGTGATATACAAGACTTTCCAATCTATTC
The Acaryochloris marina S15 genome window above contains:
- a CDS encoding NAD(P)H-quinone oxidoreductase subunit O, yielding MAVKKGSLVRIVPEKFENSVEAKASDRRLPPYVFEGTGEVLEIKGDYAQIQFRVPVPTVWLRVDQLEAA
- a CDS encoding DUF4079 domain-containing protein — translated: MEELLAPIAGFFQSLGLPEPIVHWGHPTMMGIVVFVMGSYAGVKGWQGRLATDEEDGSQKRAAHAQVVPWMFLFIVLGYTGGVLSLVMQEQPIFESPHFWSGTAVIGLLATNAVLSISNFWGENSFRSAHAYVGSSALVLLVVHTLLGFKLGLSF
- a CDS encoding cupin domain-containing protein; translated protein: MNFTPHLVKASTLQESPEQCFQHPLNPNAIRHTKSIGDWVGLKRLGVHLVRVEPGRDTTQFHYHHQEEEFIYILSGKGIAVIGEAEYEVGPGDFMGFTAPSQPHSLSNPFDQDLVYLMGGERRSVDICDYPKLQQRLIRNGENRQLYNWDDQQPFET
- a CDS encoding ComEC/Rec2 family competence protein, producing MQALNGAILCIAWIVGLLSTAHPYGWLGLIGLGLGLMGMRALSLRQPWPVLYPWRRGPTVIFWLGMLGLTLFASLYFIMRTPTPGPQDISRAVAEVSRSPVTVTGTVTTMPRLTRSQNIQFQMEALKLQAKPTQKTVRGLLYVSLPPKQGLELHPGQRIEVSGYLYKPRHSSTPQGFDFEDYLTRSGIFAGLRGKTVTVKQPGGTWGGWAVRQRIVRSHARYLGPDKGALVSAMVLGHRRVDLPFDLRNRFVKVGLAHALAASGFHVSIILLGMLKVTSRLSPRTQLLTGLIGLSVFIFLSGFEPSVSRAVLMGMAGLAAVAANRRLNPVGVLLVVAVGLLVIQPQWIWDLGFQLSFLATLGLIVTVPPLTQKLDWLPPAIASLFAVPIAAMLWTLPLQLYQFGIAPLYSLLANLCTTPFLILLTAGGFFSGIISVVWPWAGSLLAWLLAIPTQGLIWLVTQISQLPGASITLGTISIGQLVLLYGLLVSAWLLPVWKQRLPLLITLASAIIILPIWHHQVHRFQITIFDRATPPMMVMQQPGGTLVLNSGDRNIASQTLVPFLQRQGIDQVDLALATDLRPRWREGWPALLQQVPLEQLIPISLTDNTALQEWILKSQVQPKQLRLLQVGEQLIQNQTQISVLRHQPTLLQFTVNQQNWLMVAGRYQSLLTWLQTTPVTSPQVLWWSTKVDLEAIKQLQPQVLILTSRNIDAQSLSQLERQIPQVFWTPRDGAVQWTRDRGFESTFPLSENPASPL
- the polA gene encoding DNA polymerase I encodes the protein MTPTSTSQAPAALQSSASADSKPTLVLVDGHSLAFRAYYAFAKGREGGLRTSKGIPTSVCYGFLKNLLDLLKREKPHYLAIAFDLGGPTFRHKADETYKANRAETPEDFIPDLENLQELLTAMDLPIVVEPGYEADDVLGTLAYQASQQGFKVKILSGDRDLFQLVQPDDRVRILYMSNIYSAASRSGAEPGSFGPTEVQEKMGVTVEQIVDYKALCGDSSDNIPGVKGIGDKTAIKLLAEYGTLDNVYASVEQIKGAVQKKLVTGKEAAYHSQFMARIVLDVPLKVGPQDFAIKGFTADKVSPVLEKLEFQSFLRQINQLQKQFGGEAIAPPAATATPSTADDGDDTWFFSAEDTDAAQTPPPPQLVPRIIDTPAKLAELVTLLEAYTDASQPVAWDTETDSLSPRDAHLVGIGCCWQGDEQSIAYIPLGHKEGDNLDLETALAGLRPILESDSYPKAFQNAKFDRLVFQFQGIQIRGVVFDTMLASYVLNPERSHNLTDLSRNYLQITAKSYKELVKKGQTIADLSIPQVAEYCGLDVFTTYQLREKLEAELAAIPSLHGLFQEVELPLESVLAVMETSGVRIDQDYLQTLSTQLDTDLKRLEAGAYELAGEIFNLGSPKQLSEILFGRLELDVKKSRKTKLGYSTDAATLEKLQGDHPIIDVLLEYRTLAKLKSTYVDALPTLVRADTHRIHTDFNQAVTATGRLSSSNPNLQNIPIRTEFSRKIRAAFIPESSWILMAADYSQIELRILAHLSQEPRLLEAYRNGQDVHTLTAQLLLEKDEIAAEERRLAKIINFGVIYGMGPHRFAREAGVKYSEAKDFIQRFYDRYPEVFAYLQRMEREAISQGYVETILGRRRYFEFDSRGLKKYRGKDLEEMAEVDLSDIKMSSYDRGLLRAAANAPIQGSSADLIKIAMVQLQAALEPYKSRLLMQVHDELVLEVPPDEVEDVRSQVRTTMEMALPLSIPLVAEVHTGANWMEAK